The Microlunatus antarcticus DNA segment AGCCAGGCCGCGACCTCGTGGCGGGCCTTCGGCGTCCACGGGATGTAGCGGCAGACGTCCTCGCGGGACGCGTACGCGTGGATCGCGTCGACGTCGCCGACCGGGTCGATCGGGCGCAGCACGAGCCGTTCCGTACGGACCGGGTGCTGCAGCGTGAGCACCCGGTCCGGTGACACGGTCAGTGCTCGGTCGGCGGGGCGGGCTTCGCCGGCGGCTGCCCGATGCCGCTCAGCAGCTCGCCGTACCAGGGCACGGTGATGTCGAACGCCTTGCCCCCCTTGATGCGGTCGAACTCGATCGCCCGCAGCTCGTCGCCGCGCTCCTCGTCGTGGCCGATCACACCGGGCTCGCCGCGCAGCGCGCAGTCGACCGCCAGGTCGGTCATCGAGCGGATGAGCTCGAGGTCGGCGTCGTTCGCCGGGGCGGAGCGCGAGAAGTAGCCCGACTTCTGGACGAGGACCTTCTCCGCCCCGAGCAGCTCGGCGAACTGCTTCGCGAACCACTGGCCCGGGTTGATCGTATCGATCTTGACGTGGCCGAAGGCGTCGCGGTCGACCTCCTGGCCCGAGCTCTCCAGGTCGGCCACGATGGTGCTCAGCCCGGCGCCCTCGGAGAGGAAGATGTTGACCGCGCCGACGGAGTCCATGACCTCGCGCAGCCGCTTGCCCTCGGTCTCGAGGTCGAAGTCCGCCTCGGGCACGTAGATCGCGTGGACGTCCCACGCCTCGCGGGCGAGCCCGATCTCGGGCAGCCAGGCGCGGGTGTCGAGCCAGTCGCGGTAGGCCTGCGCCGTGGCGGCGGTCAGCCAGCCGCAGGACCGGCCCATGACCTCGTGCACGATGAGCTTGCGGGTGCCGGAGTTGTGCTCGGCGATCACGTTCTCGGCGAAGCGGGCGCCCTGCTCGGCCGCCGTCCAGGCGCCGAGCGACTGCCGGATCGGGATCACGTCGTTGTCGATGGTCTTCGGCAGCCCGACGACGGTCAGCGCGTAGTCGTGCTCGGCCAGGAACGCGGCCAGGTCGGCCGCGGTGGTGTTCGTGTCGTCGCCGCCGATGGTGTGCAGGACGTCGATGCCGTCCTCCGTCAGCCGGTCGGCCGCGGCCCGCAGCGGGTCGACGCCCTCGGCCACGAGGCCGCGCTTGACGCAGTCCTTGGCGTTGGTGAGCTTGACCCGCGAGTTGCCGATCGGCGAGCCGCCGAAGGCGTGCAGCCGGTCCGCGTGCTCGCGGACGACGTCCGTCACGACCAGAGAGTCGCCCTGCAACAGGCCCTGGTAGCCGTAGCGGTACGCGATGATCTCGACCTCGGGGGCGAGCTCGGTGTAGCGCTGGATCAACCCCCCGACGGCGGAGGACAGGCAGGGGGCGAACCCGCCGGCGGTCAGGAGGGCAACCTTCTTCACCATGCCCCGAACCTAGCCGAATCGCCCGGGCCCGCCCCGATCGCGCCGTTCCTCGGAACCGGGCCCGGCCGCGAAGTCGGGGCCGCAGCGTCAGGAGAGCGAGGACTCCTTGTGGGCGGCCTGCTTGCCGCTCTTGCTCGACTCGACGACCCAGTACGGCTCGTCGTCGGAGGCGTTGAACTTCTGCCCGTCGAGGTGGAACTCCTTCGTCTTCTTCTCGACCGCCTTGCCCTCGGTCGTGCCCTGCGGGGTGTTCCAGTGGACGGTGTCGCCCTTGCTGATCGCCATGGGCGCGACGGTACTGCCGCGAGACGGATGGGTCCGGAGCGGTCGGACGGAAGGGGCCGCACGCGTCGCAGGTGCGCAGTTCCGCACGTGACACGCCGTGAAACGGGTGCAGAAGTGCGCACCTACCGAGCCAAGATCTGGAGCCCACCTCTTC contains these protein-coding regions:
- a CDS encoding pyrophosphate--fructose-6-phosphate 1-phosphotransferase translates to MVKKVALLTAGGFAPCLSSAVGGLIQRYTELAPEVEIIAYRYGYQGLLQGDSLVVTDVVREHADRLHAFGGSPIGNSRVKLTNAKDCVKRGLVAEGVDPLRAAADRLTEDGIDVLHTIGGDDTNTTAADLAAFLAEHDYALTVVGLPKTIDNDVIPIRQSLGAWTAAEQGARFAENVIAEHNSGTRKLIVHEVMGRSCGWLTAATAQAYRDWLDTRAWLPEIGLAREAWDVHAIYVPEADFDLETEGKRLREVMDSVGAVNIFLSEGAGLSTIVADLESSGQEVDRDAFGHVKIDTINPGQWFAKQFAELLGAEKVLVQKSGYFSRSAPANDADLELIRSMTDLAVDCALRGEPGVIGHDEERGDELRAIEFDRIKGGKAFDITVPWYGELLSGIGQPPAKPAPPTEH
- a CDS encoding hypervirulence associated TUDOR domain-containing protein: MAISKGDTVHWNTPQGTTEGKAVEKKTKEFHLDGQKFNASDDEPYWVVESSKSGKQAAHKESSLS